AAGTGTATAAAAAAATAAATAAATTATCGAATTTTAGGAGATGATTAGCATGAAAATATTAATGGATACAGATAATAATAAGATGTCAATTGAAGAAAATGGAATCAATAAACAAATAGAGTTGTATTCTAAAGAAGCATTTGAAATAATATCAAATCAGTGGGTAAAAAGTAGGTTGGAATGAAAAATATACATATACATTTAGCTGGTTTGACAAGACCTATAATTCAATTGCCTGAAGATATGGTGAGGATTCAAGAGGTTATATATGATTTGAAACCTGACTGTATTATTGAAACAGGAGTAGCCCATGGAGGCTCTTTAGTGTATTATGCAAGTTTATGTAAAGCAATGGGAAAAGGAAGAGTTATTGGGGTAGATATTGAAATAAGACCTCATAATAGAAAAGCAATCGAGGAACATGAGCTATATCCATTAATAACATTAATAGAGGGAAATTCAACTAGTGACGAAGTTATTAATAATGTCAAAAATCTTATAAAGGAAGATGAGACAGTATTAGTTATATTAGATTCATGCCATACAGAAGAGCATGTTACTAGTGAATTAGAGTTATATTCTAAGTTTGTAACAAAGGAATCATACATTATTGTTCAAGATGGTATAATGAAAGACTTAGATGATGTTCCTAGAGGGAATATTTCTTGGAAAAAGGACAACCCTTCAGTAGCAGCTATCAACTTTTTGAAAAAACATAGTGATTTTATTTTAGAACAGCCAAACTGGAAGTTTAATGAGAGTAATTTAGATCAAAATATAACTGAATGGCCAAATGCATGGTTAAAAAGGAAATAGTTTTATTACAATAAAATTAAAGGAGATATAACAAACAAATGTAAAATTTTGATTCTATTGGGTGTATCTAATTAAGGAATTGAATTTTATAGAAAATAAGTACAATAAGAAATTATATGCTATAAAATTTTAATCATAATAGAAAAACTAAAATTATGAAAATATAAAACTATAAATCATTTAATTAGTTACATCTTATAGTATTAGATAGTTGAAAGGAAGTAATATTATGGATAATGTTAAATTTACTATATTGATACCAACTAGAAATAGAGCAGAAACTTTAAAGTATTGTTTGATGACATGTATAAATCAAAATTATGATAATTATGAAATAATAGTTTCAGATAACTGTAGTTCTGATAATACAAGGGAAGTTATAGAAAGTTTAAACTGTAATAAAATAAAGTATTATAAAACAAAAGAGCTATTACCAATGACTAAGAATTATCAATTTGCGTTAGAAAAAGTTAAAGGAGAATATGTTATATGTCTAGGAGATGATGATGGATTACATTTTCATGCACTAGAGTTATTAAATAAAGTAATAAAATTAGTAAAGGCACCAGTAATACACTGGGATTTAAACTATTATTCATGGCCAAATTATTTGCTCAACAATTTGGCAAATTATTTACAACTAAAAAAAATCAAAAAAAGTGAATTCTTTTGTGGGGAGGAAAAAATAAAGAAAGTTCTTAACTTTGAGGAAAGATATGATGTATTGCCAATGCTTTATATGAATTCTGCCATTAAAGTGGATTTTATAAGAGGAATAGAAAAAAAGAATGTAAAAGTATTTGATTCTTGTGCACCTGATGTATATTCTGGATTAGTAATTGCATATTATGCGAAATACTTTTTTTATTTGGGATTCCCTGTAAGCATTGCGGGATCAAGTAAAAAAAGCAATGGCATGGGAAGTATAACTTTAATAGAAGGAAATAGCGTTACTAAAGAATTTAGCATGCTAAACGAAAAATTCGGAATTAGATATTATTCTAGTTTTGATAAAATAAGATTTTCTGAAACATTAGCTGTTGAGGATTCAATGAATCATGCCCTGTCTAATTTCTTACCACGTAATAATAAATTCAATATAGATTATAAGGCTTTAATATCAAGGTTAGTAGAGGATGTCAGACACTGCTGTGGATATTATTCAGAGGATGGAGAAAAAATTTTTAAAGAAACGTTAACATATGTATATGATGTTATTAAAAGTAAATTTGATGATGATATAAAAGTATTTTTTGAGAACGAAATATTGAAAAAATTAAAGCCTATAGAATACTATGACTTTAACGAAAAGTTTTTTCCTGATTTTAACGATAAATACTTAGTTATAGATGCAAAAAACTTTGAAGCTACTAATATATTTGAAATAGCCAAGTTATCTGAAAATATATTAGGTTATAAACTTAGAGTAGATGAGTATGAAAAAAAATTGAAAAAGGTAATTAAAGCTGTAAATAAAATATGCACAAATAACAATATAGGTATTTATGGAGCAAATACTCATGGTAAGGTAGTGTTAAAACTAATAGAGTATATATGTGATATTAAAGATTATAATATTTATTTCTTTGATTCAGATAAAAACAAGTGGGGAACTAAGATTGAAGAATATACTATTAACAATCCCGAACTTATAAAAAAAATGAATATTGATAAGGTTGTAATTTGTAGTTATACATATCAAGAAGAAATATATAAAACTTTGAAAGAGT
The Clostridium felsineum DSM 794 DNA segment above includes these coding regions:
- a CDS encoding cephalosporin hydroxylase family protein, with translation MKNIHIHLAGLTRPIIQLPEDMVRIQEVIYDLKPDCIIETGVAHGGSLVYYASLCKAMGKGRVIGVDIEIRPHNRKAIEEHELYPLITLIEGNSTSDEVINNVKNLIKEDETVLVILDSCHTEEHVTSELELYSKFVTKESYIIVQDGIMKDLDDVPRGNISWKKDNPSVAAINFLKKHSDFILEQPNWKFNESNLDQNITEWPNAWLKRK
- a CDS encoding glycosyltransferase family 2 protein; this translates as MDNVKFTILIPTRNRAETLKYCLMTCINQNYDNYEIIVSDNCSSDNTREVIESLNCNKIKYYKTKELLPMTKNYQFALEKVKGEYVICLGDDDGLHFHALELLNKVIKLVKAPVIHWDLNYYSWPNYLLNNLANYLQLKKIKKSEFFCGEEKIKKVLNFEERYDVLPMLYMNSAIKVDFIRGIEKKNVKVFDSCAPDVYSGLVIAYYAKYFFYLGFPVSIAGSSKKSNGMGSITLIEGNSVTKEFSMLNEKFGIRYYSSFDKIRFSETLAVEDSMNHALSNFLPRNNKFNIDYKALISRLVEDVRHCCGYYSEDGEKIFKETLTYVYDVIKSKFDDDIKVFFENEILKKLKPIEYYDFNEKFFPDFNDKYLVIDAKNFEATNIFEIAKLSENILGYKLRVDEYEKKLKKVIKAVNKICTNNNIGIYGANTHGKVVLKLIEYICDIKDYNIYFFDSDKNKWGTKIEEYTINNPELIKKMNIDKVVICSYTYQEEIYKTLKELIDDSKIMKLYTSDEEFYFDILV